CTCCAGCACCGTGTACAGCCGGCGCGTCTCGTTCTGGTACCGGTCGATGGCCGGCTGGAGCTTCTCCGGGAAGTAACGGAAGAAGACGTTGGCCTGCCCCTGCATCGGGCCCACGCCGCCCATCTGGAACATCAGCCACTGGATGACTCGCGAGCGACCCTTCGCGTCCGTGGGCATCAGCTTGCCCGTCTTCTCCGCCAGGTAGATGAGGATGGCGCCGGACTCGAAGACGGCGAAGTCGCCCTCCGCGCGGTCCACGATGGCGGGGATGCGGCCATTGGGGTTGATGGCCAGGAACGCGGGCTGCTTCTGCACGCCCGTGGAGATATCCAGCGCGTGCACGGTGTACGGCAGCGCCAGCTCCTCCAGCGCCACGGAGACCTTGAAGCCGTTCGGCGTGCCCCACGTATACAGGTCGATCATGTCACCCTCGCTTCGCGTGTGAAGAGGTGCGCTCGTCTAACGGCGGAAGCGCACCACGCGCACGTCGAAATCGGGGGCGTCTCCCAGGGCCTCGCGCATCAGCTCCAGCGCGCGGTCCTCGTCGAAGCTCCCGGAGCCCGCGCCGATGATGGGGAACGCCACGGAGCGGAAGCCCTGCTCCTTCGCGCGCTCCAGCGCGTTTCGCACCGAGTCCTGGATGGACCGCGCGGACGCACGCCAGAGCATGTTGATGCCCGCGACGTGGATGATGCCCTTGAAGGGCAGGCGCCCCGGCCCGGTCACCACCGCCGAGCCCAAAGGCATGGGCCCCACGCGCGCGACCTCACGGAATGGCGCCGTACCACCCCGGCGCTTGATGGCCCCGGACACCCCCTGGGGCAAGAGCAGCCACCAGGGGATGATGTTCCGGTTCCACGCGTTGACGATGGCGTCCACCGGCTGGTCCAGCAGGTCGCCTTCCACCAGTTGCACGGGCATGGGCGGACTCTAGCGCCCATGCCCAATGACAGACACGGTCTTACGGAGCCGCTGTCGCCTTGGCCGGAGCCGGGGCCTGCTGCTTGGCCGCGTTCGCGAAGTCACCCGCGCGCACGAAGGTCGCCTTGCTGAAGTCCACGTGATTGGACAGGGCCTTGCGCACGTCCTCGGGGGTCAGCTTCTGGAGCTTCGCCTCCACGGCCGCGTCGAACGCGAGCGTGCGCCCCAGATACAGGCCGTCGGCCAGCTGCTGCGCCAGGTTGGCGTCCTGCGCGCGAGCGGACTGGCGGTACTCCAGGAGGCCCGCGCGCGCCTTGTCCAGCTCCTGCGGCGTGAAGCCCTTCTGCACGGCGCGGGTGACCTCGTCGCGCATGGCGGCCTCCAGCTTCTGGGCGTTCTGCGGCG
This DNA window, taken from Corallococcus coralloides DSM 2259, encodes the following:
- a CDS encoding glutathione S-transferase family protein, translated to MIDLYTWGTPNGFKVSVALEELALPYTVHALDISTGVQKQPAFLAINPNGRIPAIVDRAEGDFAVFESGAILIYLAEKTGKLMPTDAKGRSRVIQWLMFQMGGVGPMQGQANVFFRYFPEKLQPAIDRYQNETRRLYTVLESRLKDHEYLAGDYSIADIANWAWVRSHEWAGVSLDGLPGVQRWLASIENRPAAQRGLDVPTPRKQEDARTAAQRIESARGLIQR
- a CDS encoding macro domain-containing protein, giving the protein MPVQLVEGDLLDQPVDAIVNAWNRNIIPWWLLLPQGVSGAIKRRGGTAPFREVARVGPMPLGSAVVTGPGRLPFKGIIHVAGINMLWRASARSIQDSVRNALERAKEQGFRSVAFPIIGAGSGSFDEDRALELMREALGDAPDFDVRVVRFRR